The genomic segment CGGTCCAGACCGGCCGGTTCGAGACTCGGTCTGCCACACCGGCGGAGAACTGCGGGAAGACGGCGAGCAACACCACACCGAGCAGGAGGTTCGCCACGAGACCGTAGACGACGCCGAGCCAGGACGGGATATCGAGCGTCCCGAACTCCGGTCCGGCGGACTGGCCGATCGAGCGGTCCCTGACGACCGCCCCCTGGATCGTCGCGTCCGGGTCGCGGTTGAACGTCTCCGCGTCGTAGCGGAACTCACCACCGACTACCGCCGACGGGCCGACTGTTATCGTCTCCGCGCCCGCGCGAACGTCGCCGTCGATCTGCCCGTCGACGATGAGATAGTTCGCACCGGCCTCGACGTTGCCCCCGATCTGTGCGGACTCGCCGATCTCCACCGTCCCGCTGGCGACGTTGACGTTCCCGCCGACCGTCCCGTCGATCCGGACGGTTCCAGCGGCGGCACTGATGTCGCCGCCGACGGTGCCGCCGTCGGTCACGAGGATCGTTCCCGCCGCACCGGAGATATCGCCGGTGACGGTTCCGCGGACGATGATCGTCCCCGCGAAGCCGGAGACGCTGTCGTAGGTCTCGCCCTCCCCGACGACGATCGTGTCGGACGCGCCCTCGAAGGACTGCCCGGCGACGACTCCCGAACCGACGGAGAGCAAGAGGAGTGCACCGACGAGAACGATAGCGATACGACGGGACCACGACGGATCGGTTGACATGCCCCTCTGTTCTCAACCAACCAATATAAATATTCACTGACACGTATTCTCAGCCGGTCGAGACTGAGAAAATAGCGTTTAGAGGAGCTCTGTACCTCTCTGAACGATCTTGGGGAGCCATTCGTTACCTTCGTGAAAATTACCATATTCAGAACAATAACGTTCCGATCGTTTACTGGATAGTCACGGTGGAAGTCGTCCGGACAGTACTGTTTTTACGGCGGTGCGCGTAGCTCGGTCTGTGTGCGAAACGACAGATACGCTGTCCGGTCCGCGGGCCGACAGCGATGCGGGGAGCGGTCGGCTGAGGGCGGTTCTGGTCGCGCTCGGACTGCTGGTGGTGGGGCTGGGCGCGAGCATCGTGGTCGGTATCGTGTTCACCGTCCCGTTGCTCCTGTTCGGGGCCGACGTACAGAGCCCCACGGTGTTTCTCTTGCTCGCCGCGGTGGGCCAACTCGCCTTTCTCGTCGTCGGGCTCTCGTATGTCGGGCGGTACGGTGGGGTGACCGTTCGGCGCCCGAGCAGACGCGACACCGGTTATCTCGTCGGTGGTCTCGTTGCCGCGCTGATCGCCGCCACGGGCCTGAGCGTCGTTGTCACCGTCCTCGGGATCGGCCCGTCCGGGAGTGTCTTCGACGACCCGATCACCACGGCGCCGTGGGTCGCGCTCGCACTGGCGGGCCTCTCTATCGTCCTCGTCGCGCCTGCGGAGGAACTGCTCTTTCGGGGTGCCATCCAGGGCCGACTCCGCAAATCGTTCGGCCCGGTCGGTGCTGTCGGGGGTGCGAGTGTCATCTTCGGGTCGATTCACTTGCTCAACTACACCGGGTCGATCGTCGGTGCGCTCAGCGGCGTCGTCATCGTTACTGTCGGCGGTGCCATCTTCGGGACGATCTACGAGCGGACGGGGAACTTGCTCGTTCCGATCGGTGCCCACGGCGGCTACAACGCGGTGTTGTTGACCGTGGCGTTTCTCGCGAGTTGAGCGCCGGTCAGGCCGGCCGGTCCGACTGTCGCCACCGGTAGGCAAGAACCGGATACAGCGGCGCCAGCGGCAGCAACAGCAGCAGTATCGGGACTAGCATCACCATCCCGATGACGCCCATTCCTGCCTTCGGTTCGTACGGAGTCGCGTTCGGAACTACCATACTCCAGTGTACGACGCCACACCTCACCAGCTTCCTGCGCCACCGGTGTGGGGGATTCAAGTCGCCGCCCTCAGGTCGGCGTCGACGCGCCGGTAACCGAGAGCTCCCGTGTGGTCGTCACGTGACCGTCGATGCACAGTGGCATCGGACCGGCTTCGGTCGCCGTGTACTCCGTATCGATTGTGACCGTCGCAGTCGTCTGCGCTCCTCCGGCCACCCGCCGCTCGACGATGGTGGACTCGTCGTCGTCGGCGATGAGTTCCGTCGGCCAGTAGAGCGCGGCCAGGAACCGCCCGTCGACAGCAGCGGTGTTGGTGACAGTGATCGTCGCTTCGAGCGGTTCGCCCTGCTCGGTCGGACCGGCGTGTCAGCGCGGCCGCTCTGCGGGACGATGCTGGCTCACATCGTCCGGTGCTGTTCGAGCAGTTCACGGATCCGGCGGAGTTCCGAGACGACCTCGTCGGTACTGGTCGTGGTCCCGACGATTGCCGGTTCGTCCTCGCTCTCCGTTGCTTTCGCCGGGCGTTCTCGCACACGGTCGAGGATCTGTTCTTTGATCGCTTCGTAGTCACTGACACCGCTGATCGTCAGTTCGGCACCCATCTGTCCACCGTACCCCGCGGTGTGTATACCGACCGATCCCGCGCTGACGAGACGCTGAATCGGCCCCTGTGAGGTCCCGACGTTCGTGATCCGGTTGTAGGGGACGGTGGTCTTCTGCCGAAAGAAGACGCCCCGTCGGTATTCGATCTCGTCGTCGGTGAACCGATACCCCGTCGTCCGGTAGAAGGCGGGAATCCACCACGTCACGTAGCCGAACGCGATCAGGAGTCCCGCGCCCCCGACCAGGACTACCCAGTCTGCCAACTGCGTGAGGATACCGGTACCCGCGAGGACGCCGATCACGCACAGCACCACCAACAGGGCTCCCGCCTCGTAGACGAAGTAGTACCGACGCAACTGTTCGGGTTTGAACCACTTGTTTCGGGGCCGCATACGTGGACGGACGGCTGCCGAGAACTTGAAGATAATCTAACACCAGACTGTGGGAGGCGGCCACCGCTGAGACTTGGACCCCGCTGGGCAGGGTGCGCTGGAGTCGATATAGCGGTATGAGATATACCATACGCGTCCAACTCTAAAATCAGCTATACGACATAGCTATATTGTCTGACTTATCTTTAAGTCGCCGACTTCCGATTGGGCTCGTATGCTCACGTACACAGTCTACAGTGAGGCCGGTGGTGTCGGAAAGACAACACTGGCGGGGAACCTTGCGGTCGCCGATGCCAGGGCCGGACACGATGTCCTCGCGATCGACATGGACCCACAGGAGGAGTCTCTCATACCTCTTCGACGTGGCGGACAACCGGACGGATTCGGAGGCCGATAGTCTCGTCAGACACCTCGTCGAACGCCCGCGCGGCGAGTTCGGCGACCTCGTTCAAGAGTCTGAAGGCGTCGATATCGTTCCCGCCCACAACTCCCTTGAAGTCCTCTCGAAACACCTTCGGCGGAGAGAGGAGGAAGCCGCTGATTTCGGCGAGAACTGGAACCCTAACGTCCAGTTGCTCCGGGTGTTGAAATCTGCAGGTGTTCCAGCCGAGTACGACACCGTCGTCATCGACCCACCGGCGACTGCGGACGTGAAACTGTACAACGCGATCCACGCGACGCGAAACCTCGTGATCCCCTTCGAACCGAGCGGGAAAGGTCAGCAGTCGGTGACCGGCCTGGCCGACCTCGTCGGCGGACTGGAGACGACACTCGACATCAACGTCGGCGTCCTCGCTGCCGTCCCGAACCGGTTCAAAGGCACTAACGACCAGGAGGAGGTCCTCGACGACCTCCGGTCACAGGACTACGACGTTCCCGTCGTCTTCCGGGAGCGGACCTCACTTCTCGAAGGCTGTTGGCGCAAGCAGTGTTCCGCGTTCGAATACGTGAACACGCACCGTTCTCGCGAACGTGACTACGAGTTAGAAACGCTGGAGCAGTTCGAGACCCTGGCACGCCGGCTGCGATCGCCGCGGGAACAGGAGGCAACAGCATGAAGTCGGGATCGGGCGACGACCCGTTTGCCGAGACGGGCACGACCGAGTCAAGCTCGGAACCACAGTCGTCGACCCCCGATCACTCACCTGAGTCGGAAGTTTCGGACTCCGATTCTGACGCCGAAACTCCCGAGATCCCGTACAAGTTCCGTCGCTCGTCGGTCAAAGCCGACAGGAAGCAGCGCCCGATCTTTCTCAGACCCCACATCGAGGACCGAGAGTCGTCGTTCGTGCGAACGCTCGAAGACGCGCTCGGCGAAGACGTTTATAAAACCGATGCCCTCGAAGCAGCGATCGTCGTGGCGATGGACAATCCGGATCTGGTCGCCGAAGAACTTCGAGAGTGGGGCTACGACTGGGACTGAGGCGAGTCCCGCCGTGTGAGGGGCGAAGACTTTCTGCTGACCACTATTACGAGACTTTCCCAAGTAGCGATCAAACACAGCTATACTAAATAGCTATAATAAATAACTGTTCGGATTAGACATAAATAATAGTCAAGGGGAGCAGTCAAAGATATAGTTAAAAAGACACACTATCTTGTATATTCGAGCCGACTAGCTATGCTGATATTCGAACCGATTTTCTATCTGGGTATGAAAAACAGCTGTTAAGTATAGCTATACTTACTAAATATTCCACCTAGCTCTATCAGCTAAATGGACAGGCTGACTGTGCGATCTGGCCAAATATGCTAGCGGGGCCGACTGGAGGGGCCGGCGGAACTGAGCCATCTGGTTATCGACCACTTTCGTCGTCCGTGTCGGCTCGTATCTTGCGCGTGGCCAGACTGTCGAGCTGCCGGGCGGAAGCAGATTCGAGGGTGGTCCGGCGGAGTTGATCGGACGGCAGGATCGCTCTCGGTAACCGTATCATCGACCAACGAACGGGGTGGGTGTCGGTTACTTAGTCGTCTGCCGGTAGGCCAAGATATTGGCTGACTCAAATCACGATTGAATCGATAGCTGGATACAATACCCGTCCACTCGGTAGTTCAAGTATGCTGAGTGTGCCCTCCATCCACGTTTCGAGCGGCCGTCCTGTGTTCGGGATGACAGCCTGGCGACACTGTCGTGAGGACCTCTATATCCGCAACGAGAGTGCAGCGACGACCCACGAGATCCGGGTCGCTATCCTCGACGATGGGCGTGTCCGCCACGAGAAGACGTACCGACTTGCGCCCGGCCAGGACGGATGCTCGGTGAATCTGCTTCCTGCTGGTCGATACACGATCACTGTGACGCTCGACGGTGGCCCCAGTTCGACTGCTACTGTGCGTGTCGGTGATACCCCCGAACGGACGATCGTCGCCGAGGTCGCCGACGAACGGGTAACTATCACCGAGGGACACGAGTAGCCGGCTTCAAACGGCTTGGTAAGTCTACTCTGTCATACACCCAGTGCTCAGAGCGGTCAAACGGCGGACGACAGCCTGCCGGTCGGATTGACACACCAACTGCAAGCGCCAGTGGCAGTCTCGGGGAAACTGTCCGGATTCGACGCTGAAACTGGGGAGTTGGCCGTCACGAAACAGTCCCCTTCGGAAACGATCAACGTCTTCGAATCGGAAGGACGACTCCTCGTCGCGATGGATAATCAGGTAGCGGCAGCGGGACAGAGGTGACGTGATGCGGCCAGGGACTCCTCACCTTGACGGACGCGAGCCGAACTGCCGGTTCGTGAATCCACCTGTCCCAGCGACTTCACACAGGGTAACCGTGTCCTGAAACCGTCGGAGCTTTCGTACCTCACCGAGGGCGATGACTCGGTTGAAAACACAGCACATTATCGCTCTAATGTGCAGTGCAAATAGAATAGCCTGAATACGCCTGAAAGTACACAATACAAGCCCTCAGTCGACAGTTTCCGGTTTGATAAACTATATATCGCGATATGTTATCGCTCCCCCTCGATCAGGTCAGCAAGCTCCTCAATATGATTTCCAGCTAACCGCGCGAGGGCGTCGTGTTTCTCCCGCTTTGGGACATCTCTCAAGCCCCGGTTTCGGAGCTCTAGATCCAGTTCCGCCAGTGCATCGCCCAACTCATCGAGAGAGGACGGTCGAGCGTATATCGCATCTTGCTTTGTATCGTCAAAGCTGAACGCTGGGCCACCTGATGGCTCTGTCTCGGTGCTCGTTGCTGTCGAGGTAGTTGTCTCGGTTGTGTCGCTCTGGGTAGAGTCAGAGCTTGAATCAGTATCGTCGTTATCCTGCTCATCCAGAGCATCGTTGAGGTCGTCGAAGGCCATCAGCGCTGCACCTCCCCAGCCTCCACGATCTGAGCGAGTTCATCATAACACGTCAGTTGATCACACGTCGAGTCGTGGTCACGCAGCGGGAGTCCTGCATCGTTCGCATTATCGATTGCTCCTCGATGTCGGATTCCTGGGAGAGCACCGTCATAGTCGCCGCTGTCAACAGCATCCCAGTCATCCTCAGAGAGATACGCATAGTTCGGAACATGACGAGCGACTGCATCGCGTGTAGTCAGCTCGCGCAGGAGACGTCGGTCCCGAGTATCCTGGTCGATACGGTCCGAGAGATCTGTTGGTGTAACAGCCAGAATATTCAGGTCGAAGTACTCTCGTGCCTCCATTACGAGCCGCTGAATCGTGTTCGTCAATCCGCTCTCGTAGCCGTTTTCTGGCCGAAGCGGAATGATGATGTTCCCGGTTGCGTACATCGCATTATCGTTGAGTTTCCCTCGGTTCGCTGGACAGTCGATGATGATGTACTCGTAGTCTGAATCGAGGACCTCGTCGACCAGATTTTCTTTCAATCGCGTTGTGCCCATGGTGGCCTCTTTGAGACCCGACTGGACATCCTCCAGCGCGACGTGTGCTGGGAACAGATCCAGGCCATCGACGACGTCAACGGTGTACTGACGTGGATCAGCCCCATCAAGTAGTACCTCGGCCGCGTGGCATCCGTCTTTAGTTAGTCGAGAAACCGCGTGACAGCGACGGCTTATCGAGGCTTCTTTTCGAGAGGAATGAGGAGGCAACGGCTGTGCACACCAAAGCCTCCTCATCGAGAATCATGCGTCGGCTCACTACACTGTTTCCCTCCGAGTTCCTCGAAGAGCACGCCGAGGAACTCGGCGTAGTCGAACGAAACAGAAAGGCGCAGATGCCCGCCCTCGTGTGGTCATTCGTGTTCGGCTTCGCCGCAGGCGAGAGCCGAACACTTGCTGGCTTCCGGCGTAGCTACAACGCCACTGCCGATGAGACGCTCTCTCCCGGCGGATTCCATCAGCGGTTGACGCCAGCTTTTGCGGAGTACCTCCGCGACCTCGTCGAGCACGGCATCGACGAGGTCGCTGTTCCTGACGCTGTTGACATCGATATCGACCGATTCAAAGACGTGATGATCGCCGATGGAACCGTGCTGCGGTTGCATCGGCTTCTCTCAGATGAGTTCGAACCACGGCGAGGGGAGCAGGGTGGAGCGCGGCTCCACCTGCTCCACAACGTCACCGACCAGACAATTAATCGGTTCAGCGTCACTGACGAGAAAACACACGACAGCACCGAGTTTTCCACAGGATCGTGGCTGGAAGACCGGTTGGTGCTGTTCGATCAGGCATACTTCAAGTACCGCCGCTTTGCGCTGATTGACGAGAACGACGGCTACTTCGTGAGTCGGCTGAAACCGAACGCAAACCCGGAGATAACGGCGGAATTGCGGGAATGGCGTGGCGACGCCATTCCCTTGGAAGGAGAAGATCCAGAATGTCGTAGACGATCTCTACCGCGAGTACATTGATGTCGAGGTCGAAGCGACGTTTCAGCGACGCGAGTACGCGGGCACGCAATCATACGATAGCAAGACATTCCGTGTCGTCGGCGTCCGTGACGAGGACGCCGACGACTACCATCTCTACATTACGAATCTCCCGAGAGAGGAGTTTCTGCCGGCAGATCTAGCGACGATCTATCGCTGTCGGTGGGAGGTAGAACTGCTGTTTCGTGAGCTGAAGACGCAATATGAACTGGATGAGTTCGACACAAGCAAGACGTATATCGTGGAAATTCTGCTGTACGCGGCGTTGCTGTCGCTGTTAGTGAGCCGTGATCTGTTGGATCTGGTTACCGAGCAAGCCGACGACGAGATCGTGTTTCCGCCGGAACGCTGGGCGGCGACCTTCCGGTCGCACGCCCAGGTTATCCTCCATGAACTCGGTGAGTTTCTCGGCTACTCACCACCGCCACTGCTGGAGCGACTGATCGAAGATGCCCAGAAGATCCATCAGCAACGACCGATCTTACAAGAGACGCTCGCTACCGCTACGCAACCGAGGTGTGAGGCCTAACTAAAGACCAATGTTGTGCGGATTTTGGCGCTCTTCCAGAGCGTTGCCACTCCCAATCGGCGGACCCAGTGAGGACTTGTTGCTCAGTCAGGTGGTATCAATGCCGAGGCGACGATCTCGACACTCTCACCCGCGGTCAGCACGGGTGTGTAGTCCATCTCGCCCTTAACACTCGCTTTCAACAGGAAATCGGTCAGCCGCCAGATGTTGTAGAGCAAAACCGCGAACACGAAGTAGAACAGCCTCATTCTGTAATCCTTCGAGGAGGTCTTTGCAAGGAAGTCGCTCTTGATACTCTTGTACTCGTTTTCGATCTGCCAGCGACGGCTGTACCGCCGACAGAACGACTCGGCTTCCTCTGGGCCGACGCGGAGGTTCGTGGCGAAGACAGTCGTTCCCTCA from the Haloarcula pelagica genome contains:
- a CDS encoding bactofilin family protein — translated: MSTDPSWSRRIAIVLVGALLLLSVGSGVVAGQSFEGASDTIVVGEGETYDSVSGFAGTIIVRGTVTGDISGAAGTILVTDGGTVGGDISAAAGTVRIDGTVGGNVNVASGTVEIGESAQIGGNVEAGANYLIVDGQIDGDVRAGAETITVGPSAVVGGEFRYDAETFNRDPDATIQGAVVRDRSIGQSAGPEFGTLDIPSWLGVVYGLVANLLLGVVLLAVFPQFSAGVADRVSNRPVWTGGVGFLVLVAVPIALLVLAITIVGLPLSVVGAIAFGIAVWVSVVYGQFAVGWWALGLADTENRWLALVVGLVGFAVLGAVPVIGGLFELLAFLLGMGALVLGLRDAYAARGQEESPGGRQTTLDESTGEGSPA
- a CDS encoding CPBP family intramembrane glutamic endopeptidase, yielding MCETTDTLSGPRADSDAGSGRLRAVLVALGLLVVGLGASIVVGIVFTVPLLLFGADVQSPTVFLLLAAVGQLAFLVVGLSYVGRYGGVTVRRPSRRDTGYLVGGLVAALIAATGLSVVVTVLGIGPSGSVFDDPITTAPWVALALAGLSIVLVAPAEELLFRGAIQGRLRKSFGPVGAVGGASVIFGSIHLLNYTGSIVGALSGVVIVTVGGAIFGTIYERTGNLLVPIGAHGGYNAVLLTVAFLAS
- a CDS encoding PH domain-containing protein, which translates into the protein MRPRNKWFKPEQLRRYYFVYEAGALLVVLCVIGVLAGTGILTQLADWVVLVGGAGLLIAFGYVTWWIPAFYRTTGYRFTDDEIEYRRGVFFRQKTTVPYNRITNVGTSQGPIQRLVSAGSVGIHTAGYGGQMGAELTISGVSDYEAIKEQILDRVRERPAKATESEDEPAIVGTTTSTDEVVSELRRIRELLEQHRTM
- a CDS encoding ParA family protein, with the protein product MRRLWCAQPLPPHSSRKEASISRRCHAVSRLTKDGCHAAEVLLDGADPRQYTVDVVDGLDLFPAHVALEDVQSGLKEATMGTTRLKENLVDEVLDSDYEYIIIDCPANRGKLNDNAMYATGNIIIPLRPENGYESGLTNTIQRLVMEAREYFDLNILAVTPTDLSDRIDQDTRDRRLLRELTTRDAVARHVPNYAYLSEDDWDAVDSGDYDGALPGIRHRGAIDNANDAGLPLRDHDSTCDQLTCYDELAQIVEAGEVQR